One region of Pseudoalteromonas galatheae genomic DNA includes:
- a CDS encoding citrate synthase: MADKKATVHIDGHDPIELPIYEGTAGQDVVDVRSLGAHGLFTYDPGFMSTASCDSSITYIDGAKGVLLHRGYPIEQLAENSNYIELCYLLLNGELPSEEQLAEFSDEITRNTMMHEKIAAFFQGFRVDAHPMAMLCGVVGALSSFYHSDLDISDEDQRMRCAIKLVAKLPTIAAMAYKYNVGQPFVYPRNDLSYAENFLHMMFSVPAEDYNVSPVLAKAMDRIFMLHADHEQNASTSTVRLAGSSGANPYACIAAGIASLWGPAHGGANEACLTMLEEIGSVDRIDEYVAKAKDKNDPFRLMGFGHRVYKNFDPRATVMRQTCHEVLKELNIQDPLLDVAMKLEQIALEDPYFIEKKLYPNVDFYSGIILKAIGIPTSMFTVIFAMSRTVGWISHWNEMLSQPGHKIGRPRQLYKGYTSRDYKTQNDR; this comes from the coding sequence ATGGCAGATAAAAAAGCCACAGTCCATATTGATGGTCACGATCCGATTGAGTTACCGATTTACGAGGGTACAGCTGGTCAAGACGTAGTTGACGTTCGTTCTTTAGGTGCTCACGGCCTATTTACGTATGACCCAGGATTTATGTCGACTGCCTCTTGTGACTCGTCTATCACTTATATTGACGGTGCCAAAGGTGTACTGCTTCACCGCGGTTATCCAATTGAGCAACTTGCTGAAAATTCTAACTATATTGAACTTTGCTACCTACTATTAAATGGTGAATTACCAAGCGAAGAACAACTAGCTGAGTTCTCAGATGAGATCACTCGCAACACAATGATGCACGAGAAAATCGCTGCGTTTTTCCAAGGTTTCCGTGTCGATGCGCACCCTATGGCAATGCTATGTGGTGTAGTTGGTGCGTTATCTTCGTTCTATCACTCAGATTTGGATATTTCTGATGAAGACCAGCGTATGCGTTGTGCAATCAAATTAGTAGCTAAGCTACCAACGATTGCTGCAATGGCGTACAAATATAACGTTGGCCAACCGTTCGTATACCCACGTAACGACTTGAGCTACGCAGAAAACTTCCTTCACATGATGTTCTCTGTACCAGCTGAAGACTATAACGTCAGCCCAGTGCTTGCTAAAGCAATGGATCGTATTTTCATGCTTCACGCAGACCACGAGCAAAACGCGTCAACTTCAACCGTTCGTCTTGCTGGCTCTTCAGGTGCAAACCCATACGCATGTATCGCGGCAGGTATTGCATCACTTTGGGGCCCTGCACACGGCGGCGCAAACGAAGCATGTTTAACTATGCTTGAAGAAATTGGCTCTGTTGATCGTATTGACGAGTACGTTGCAAAAGCAAAAGACAAGAACGATCCGTTCCGTCTAATGGGCTTTGGTCACCGCGTTTATAAAAACTTTGACCCACGTGCGACGGTAATGCGTCAAACGTGTCACGAAGTGCTTAAAGAGCTAAACATTCAAGATCCACTGCTTGACGTAGCAATGAAACTTGAACAGATTGCCCTAGAAGACCCTTACTTCATCGAGAAGAAACTATACCCGAATGTAGACTTCTATTCTGGTATCATTCTTAAAGCAATCGGTATTCCAACAAGCATGTTTACGGTTATCTTCGCGATGTCTCGTACTGTGGGTTGGATTTCACACTGGAACGAAATGCTTTCTCAACCAGGACACAAAATTGGTCGTCCGCGTCAGCTTTACAAAGGCTACACGTCTCGCGACTACAAAACACAAAACGACAGATAA